Sequence from the Terriglobales bacterium genome:
GCAGGACGGCTGCCGCTCGTACCGGGTGAATGACACCGCCCTGGTCGAGCAAGTTCAAGCCGACTACGCGGCCATCTTCCACCAGCAAGTCGGTTGCGAATTCGAACTCACAGATGGAGATGTTCTTCAGCGATTTCGCTTTGAAATAGAGTGCGCGTCCGATTTCCTGGCCGGTCGAGTCGCCATGGGCGTGGAGGATACGATCACGGCTGTGAGCGCCTTCGCGGGTAAATGCCAGCTTTGTGCCATTGCGGTCGAACTGGGTGCCCCAGGCAATGAGTTCCTCGATGCGCTCCGGGCCTTCTTCGACGAGAACGTGAGCGGCGTCAGGATTCACGATGCCGTCGCCGGCGTTGAGCGTGTCCTGGAAGTGCAGGGAGATTTCGTCTTCATCGCTGAGGGCAGCAGCAATTCCACCCTGCGCGTACTGGGTAGCGGATTCCGTGTACTCGAGTTTCGCGAGTACCAAAACGCGGCCCGCCGACGCGAGTTCGATGGCCGCACGAAGGCCGGCTATACCGGCGCCGACCACAACGAAATCTGTTTCAGCTGGAACGCTCTTCATGTCTGCGGAAATGTTAACACCGCGCCCTAAGTTATTATTGATTGAGTGCAACGGGTTGATATCAATATACCTGCGCATCCCTACAGCGCAGTCATCGAAAATGGCCTGGTAAACCGGGCGGGCGTGTTCCTGAACGAATTGTTTCAGGGGCGGCGTCGCCTATACGTGGTTACCACAACGCCAATCCGCAAGATCTGGGGCGAAGCGCTGGCCGAGGCGCTGAAAGAATTCGACACTGTTTTCTTCGAGATCCCGGATGGCGAGAAGTACAAGACTCTCAAGACCGTCGAGGACCTTATCCGAAATCTGGTCAAGCGCGGTGCCGATCGGAAGTCGGTGGTCGTCGCGTTTGGGGGTGGCGTAGTCGGCGACGTGGCGGGTTTTGCTGCTTCCCTCTACATGCGCGGAATTGAGGTCGTACAGGTTCCTACGACACTTCTGGCGCAAGTTGACGCTTCGGTCGGCGGAAAGACGGGTGTGGATCTGGCGGAAGGGAAGAACCTGGTCGGAACATTCCATCATCCGCGAGCGGTACTGATTGATCCCGCAGTGCTGGGTACGCTGCCTGATCGCGAATTTCGTGCCGGCCTTTACGAAGTCATGAAGTGCGGACTCATTCGGCGTCCGGAGATTTTCGAGTACATGGAGCAAAATCGCGAGAAGGTGCTTCAACGCGATGCCACTGCACTGGAGTGGTTGATCAGTTCTGCGGTGCAGGTGAAGGCGGAGGTGGTGTCGGCCGATGAGCGCGAGGGCGATTTGCGCCGGATCCTGAACTTCGGACACACCATCGGACACGCACTCGAAGCCGAAACTCGTTATCGGCAGTTCCTGCACGGAGAGGCCGTAGCGTGGGGCATGGTCGCCGCTTCGATGATCGCGACCGCGGTCCAGAAGACTGAACCGGAAACTGCCCGCCGGATTATCTCGACGGTGCTGGCTTACGCTCCGCTGCCCAAGGTGGAATCGCGCGGTAAGCAGGTGATCAAGCGACTTGCAAGCGACAAGAAGACCATCGACGGCAAAGTGCATTTCATTTTGCCAACCGAAATCGGGAAAGTGGAGATTGTGAACGAAGTCCCGGAGCGTGCCGTGATCCAGGCAGTAGAAGAACTGAGGTACTTGTCGCAGACTGCCTGATGGAGACGGAAATCAAAACGGATCAAAAGCCGAAAGTGATCGGAGCATCGCCGACCGGTGCCAACGATCGCGAGTCGGCTTCCCGTGCCGTGCGCGAGATGTTCACGTCGATCGCACACCGCTACGACCTGCTGAATCACGTCCTCTCGTTGAACACCGATCGCTACTGGTGGTGGCGGGCGTCAAGAACATTTCGTCAGATACTTGTCCGGAGCGACTCACGCATCCTGGATCTGTGCTGCGGAACCGGCGACATGACGTTTGCTTTGTCGCGTCGTTCCGGCGGGCGCGCTGCTGAGATCATCGGCGCGGACTTCTCTCATGCGATGCTGCAACGTGCGGTGGTGAAGTCCCAAGGGACAAAGCTTCGGTGGGTGGAGGCTGATGCTTTGCAGTTGCCCCTGCCGGGTGATCACTTCGACCTGGTGACGTCTGCCTTCGGGTTTCGCAATTTGGCCGACTACAACGCAGGCCTGTGCGAGATCTATCGCGTGCTGCGGAACAATGGCGAGATAGGCATCCTCGATTTCGGAGAGCCGAGGGGTCTGCTCGGGAAACTCTACCGATTCTATTTCCGTTCGGTGTTGCCCAAGATCGGCACTCTCATCTCCGGTGTACGCGGCCCCTATGCGTATCTTCCTGCGTCGGTAGCGCGTTTCCCCGCGCCGGAAGAAATGCTCGAGCGCATGCGGCAGGCAGGCTTCCGAGATGTTTCGTGGACGCCTTACACGTTTGGGATTGCGGGCCTTTATCGCGGCAGGAAATAATCAGCGTACAACTGCCGCCTGAACCTCTTCGACGGGACGGAAGCTATCCAATAGCGCCTCGCCGATGGTGTACTGAATGACCCGATCATAATCGCCACCCAGGAACTTTTGCAGACGAGTAGTGTCCATCGTGTAGGAGCCGATCATGTAAGGCAATGACTCGGGAGGAATCCCGGATATGCCGAATCTCCAGCCCAACCTCAGAATCAGCCACATGATCCAGCGCCCAGGAACTTCGATGATCCGTGCATCTGCCAACTGAGCTGCTTCCTGCAGATTCACGGGTGAGCCTTTCCCCGCGACATTCAGGACGACGAGTTCGTTCTTGCCCGACACGGGTTTCCTCAGAATGTAGTTGAGCAGCCGCGCCATGTCGTCTACATGCAGAAATTGGAAACGGCTCTGACGATATTTCTTTCCGGGAATAATCAGCGGGAGTCGCTTACCTTTTTTTCGAAGCTTCTCAGCGAACTTTCCTTTCCCTGTGGGGGTGCCTCGAAGGACTCCGATCAGGTAGTTCTGCATCGTCGCACCCGCGAAGATGTGCGGACGAAGAACATACGTCGTGCAATTGCCCATGCTTTCAGCGCGATATCGGACAACATCGTCGGCTTCCTGCTTATGGATGGCGTAGGGCAAGGTGTGGGCGCCGAGAGGGTAGTCTTCCTTTACTAGGTAGGGAGTCTCAGGACCATATGCAGATACGCTACTCGGAAAAATGAAGGTATCGACATTCGTGTTATGGCGGTTAACCTCTGTGATGGCCTCCATGACCCGGGCCGTTCCAGCAACGTTGATCTGCCACATCCGGTCTCTGTCCAGTACACCCGTGCGAACTGGATCAATAACGAAGGCCAGATGAACGACGGCGCGAGCCTTGGTTGCTCGAAGAACTTCAACCAAACGATGGCAGGCAGACTCCCGCGACAAATCTATTTTTTCGAAGCGTAGCGGAAGGTCGGTAACAGGGGCGGCGAAGTCTACGCCGATCACATCGAAGTCATCGACCAGCAACCTGAGAAGTCGCGTTCCCAGGTTGCCGGAGATGCCGGTTACAAGGATGGCTGGTTTGGAGTTTCCTTTCACTTTTTCGTTGTTGGTGCAGGTTTTGGGGCGGTGGAGGGCATCGGCTTCGTGCCAGTTGCAGCACCCGCATTAGAGCTCTTTGCCGGCGCTGTTCCCGGGCTCGCGGCGGCTGGTGCTCTCGTCGCACCGGCAGGCGGCGGAGCACCTGCGCCTTGATCCGCGGCGGTTAGCGCGCGGAAATACGGCTGGTTCACATCCGCCTTGACGTGCGTGCTTATAGCATCCACCTGCTGTTTCATTCTTTCGTTCGTTAACTGTGTTTCAATCTCGCTTTTAGCCTGCTCGAAGGGAACTGGTTTTCTGTCGTCGACGCGGTAAATGTAAACGCCCGCGCCTTCCAGCATCGGCTGGCTAAGTTCGCCCGGCTTCATGTTGAATAACTGTTGCTGTTCTGGGGAGAGCGCTTCTTTTCGCCAATTGGGAATCGACGTCGGCGGAGGCGGTGTTTTGAATCCGGCTGCTTCGTAAACGTCCTTTTGCACCTGCTCGAACGATTCACCGGCTGCCACGCGTGCCCGCGCCTTTTCAGCCTGTGCTTTCAGATCATCATCAGTTGCCTGCTTAGTTTCGGCACCGCCATCCGCAGGGCGGCTTCTCGGGATGAATATGCGGCTCACCGACAACTCTTCAAACCGGCCCGGATTCTGCTTATAGAAGTTCTCGACCTCCGCAGCCGAGGGCTTCGCCTTTTCCTGCATGTGCAACTGCATCTCGCGAGCGAGAACCTGCAACTGCACAAACGCCATCAGGTCGCGGAAGCGTTGCGATTTCTCAAGTCCCAGTTTGCGGGCTTCGTCACCGAACACCAGCATCCGTGAATATTCCGCGGCGAGTTGCTGCTTGGCAGATCCCGGCATAACCGGCGAGAGTGTGTTGGCCAGTTTCTCAAATTCACCACGGGTGACAACGGTCTTGCAGTCCTCGGAATTCGGATCGGTTCCGGCCGGTTTGTCGGGGCAGACTCCGTGAATGGTTATTACCGCGGCGGTGAGCGGGACGTCTTCCGGTTTGGTGACGGGTGGTGCAGTTGGAGTCGCAGGAGTCGTTGCCTGTGGCGCCGGTTTCGAAGTTGCGGGAGGAGCAACTTGGGCCGAGACGATAACGGCCGAGATGAGTATCAGGAAGATTGCTGTGCGCATGGATTCTCCAATCCCCATTTGCTGGTATGTATGCAGGAAAATCAGCGTCAGAATCCTAGCATAACCGTGCTTGGCGGATGCGTTGTGGAACAGCGATAATGGCACTTCGTGACATCGACAGCCACAACCAGCGCCGATCAGATGCGGTCGGAGAAGCGGAACGTCGCCCAGAACTCGGTCTGGGCAGCGTTGGGCATTACGGGCCTGAAGGTCGTCGTCGGTATCACAACGGGTTCTCTCGGCATCTTGTCCGAGGCGCTTCATTCGGGTCTGGACCTCGTCGCCGCCGTCATCACCCTGTTCTCGGTCAGAGTTTCCGACAAGCCTGCCGACCTCGACCACCAGTACGGACACGGCAAGTTCGAGAACTTCTCCGCGTTTCTGGAAACTGGCCTTCTCCTGTTGACGTGCGCATGGATCATCTGGGAAGCAGGGAAGCGGCTGTTCTTTCATGAAGTCGAAATCGAGCCCAGTGTCGCTGCGTTCCTCGTGATGTTTTTCTCCATTGCCGTGGACCAGTGGAGGTCGCGAGCCCTGAAGAACGTCGCGGACAAGTACGACAGCCAGGCGCTCGCTGCGGACGCGCTGCACTTTCGGACCGATATATGGTCAAGTTCCGTCGTCATCCTGGGATTGGCGCTAGTCTCAGTCGGCCGTTACTGGGGGATCCCTTGGCTTCGCATTGCTGACCCGCTGGCCGCGCTGGTAGTCGCCGGAATCGTGATCTCTGTCAGTTGGCGACTCGCGCGTCAGACGATCGATGCGCTTCTCGACGCCGCACCATCGGGAGCGAGGAACCAGATTCTGGATGCGGTGGAAAAGGTGGACGGCGTCATTGAGGTTGAGCGCGCCCGTATTCGTCGGGCCGGAAATCGGTATTTCGCCGATCTGGCGATTGGTCTAAGCCGCAACGTCACATTTCAACGGTCTGAGCAGGTTACCCGCGAAGTGGCGGAGGCGGTGCGCCGTATCCTCCCCGACGCCGATGTCGTGGTACACCCGACCGCCCGTGCGGTATCCACCGAGAACGTATTCGACCGCATCCGTGGGGTAGCCGCGTCGAGTAACCTCAACGTGCACGATATCAGCATCCAGGACTTCAACGGCCGCCTTCACGTGGAACAGCATCTTGAGTTGGACGAAACCCTGAAGCTGAAAGACGCGCATGATCGCGTCACCGAATTGGAAGCGGATATTCGGGCCAAAGTGCCCGAGATCGATTCGATTCTGACCCACATCGAAAGCGAACCGGCGACGATAGAAACGGCCGAGCATCTCGAAGCCAACGCGGACCTCGAACGCCGGATGAAGGAAGCTGTTTCTGACTTTCCTGGAATCCTTGATATGCACGAAGTGGTCTTCAAACGTGTGGGCGAGAAGCGTTACGTCTCATGTCACTGCACTATGGACGACGAGTTGCCGATGTCCAGGGTGCACGACTTGATGACCGCATTGGAGATCCGCATCAAGAACATGGACCCGAATTTATTCCGAGTGCTGATTCACCCGGAGCCCAGCACGGACAATCTTCGGTAACATAATTTTCTTGCACCTTTCAGGTAGAATTGCCCTCCAATCACGCATGACTCCAAAAATCATCCTGTTCACGCAGCCCGGTTGACCCCCGTGTACATGGGCGAAGTCCTACCTCTCGGAGAGAGGGATTCCATTCGAAGATCGTGACGTTAGCAGTGACCCGCAAGCTGTCGAGGATTTAATCTACAAGTATCAGAGCCGTTCGACGCCCACATTAGTCATCGGCGAAGAGGTAATGATCGGATTTGACCCTGAAAGACTCGACCAGCTTATCGCCGAGACATAATCATCCCGTCCGCGGATACCTGTTCATCGCGGCCGCCACTATTTGCTGGGCGATTTCCGCCACTCTTGGCCGTGCGGCATTCACAGGCAAGCTGTTTGGTTCAGGTCAGGCGCTTGCTCCCATCGACCCATTGATCCTGGCGCAAAGCAGGACGACCATTTCCTTCCTGGTGCTGGCCCCAATTCTGCTGGCATTTCGTGGCCGTTCCGCATTGGCCATGCCGAGAAAAGACTTCTTACGAGTGATGTTGGTGGGAGTGGTCGGTGTGGCTGCTTCCAACTACTTCTACTATCTCGCGATCCAGCGGACGAATGTTGCGACAGCGATCATTCTGCAATACACAGCGCCTGTGTGGGTGTTGCTGTACATGGTGGCTCGTGGCCTGCAACGCGCGAGTTTACAGAAGATCGTTTCCATAGGCGTGGCACTTCTGGGCACTGCGCTTGTGATAGACGTCTTTACCGGCGATGGCTTAAGGACAGACAGGCTGGGTGTTACAGCGGCTATGCTGGCATCGCTTTCTTTTGCGTTCTACAACGTCTTCGGCGGCAACGTGGTGCAGAAACATGATCGCTGGAAGGTCGTGCTGTACGTCTTTCTCGGAGCCGCTGCATTCTGGGCCATTGTGAATCCTCCGTGGCGCATCATCGCGGCCCATTACTCATCGCAACAATGGGTGTTCCTGTTTGTGTTTGCCGTGATGTCGATTCTGCTTCCGTTCTCTTTTTACTTTGCAGGACTCCAGCATCTCGATCCTACGCGGGCAATCGTCACCAGCTGCCTCGAACCGGTGTTCTCCATCATCATCGCTGCGGTAACCTTGGGCGAAGTGTTAGGCCCGATGCAGATCATCGGAATGACGCTGGTGCTGGGGGCAACGCTGATCGTTCAGATGCCGGATCGAAAGGGAAGCGCGGTAATCGTTGAGCCGATGGAGTGAGCGGCTAGTTCCACATGATCTTCAGCTTGCGCAGGGCCACCTTCGCAACCTGGTAATCGGGATTTTCCGCAAGCGCCTTCTCGTAGCACTCTGCCGCCTTGTCCCAACGGTGCATGCGCTCGTAGATCCGCCCCATGTTGAACCACGGATAACAATAGGAATCGTAGCGGGGGGCACGCGTGGCTTTCTCCAGCCAGTCAAGTGATTCAGCGAGTTTGCCCTGCTCGATGAGGTAGGCGCCGATGTCGTTGTAGGGATTACCGAAGTCGGGATCGACGCGGATTGCTTGCTTGCATTCGGAGATCGCGGTGTCGTAATCGCCCAGGAACGAATAGCTCCAGCCACGGAAGGTATACGCCTCGGCCGTTGGGTAAGCTTCAATCGACCGGGTATACAGCTCAATGGCGCGCTCGTACTCGCCCTTCATCTGGAGGGCATAGCCCTGCCGGAAGAACTGGACCGCAGCATCGCGTTGATCGGACCCTTGCATATGATGGATTTAGCAGAATCTTATCCAGACGAAATGTGAAGCGCAACCTCCGAAATGACATGCTCCGCCCCCTGTGTCATGCTGGTAAGAACGTGAGGATCAAACGCGCGTTTCTCGCCGCTTTTTTGTTGGTTGGCATGGCCTTGGGCCAGCAGCCACAGCCGTCAGAGCCCCAGCAACAACCTGCCGAACAAACTGAACACCGCATTAGTCCCGAAGAGGCCGACAAGCTCTTCAAGGCTGTCGATGAAATCCTGAAATTTGCCAGCGAACGTACTGGCCTACCGATCAAGCATCCGGTCAAAAGAAAGCTCACGAGCCGGGCTGAAGTAGAACAATTCTTTCTGAAGGCCTTCAAAGAAGACGAGTCTGCCCAGCGCCTGCAACAGGCGGAACTCGTGCTCAAGAAGTTCGGTCTAATCCCGCGCGACTCATCGCTCGGTGGTACCCTCCTGGCTCTCTACACGGAGTCGGTGGCGGGTTACTACGATCCGAAGACAAAAACTGTTTACCTGCTCGATTGGCTCGATGTGGAATCGCAAAAGCCGGTGCTCGCCCATGAATTGACTCACGCGCTTCAGGATCAGAACTTCGATCTCCAGAAGTACTTCAAGCAGGCTAAGCCGAAAAACGGCGAGTACGACGTCACTACCAGCGAGTCCCTATCAGCCCGTGTAGCGGTGATGGAAGGTCAGGCGGCAGCGACGATGATTGACTACCTCCTTGAGCCTCGTGGCCTTACGCTCGCGTCCAGTCCGGATATCGCCAGGGCGGTTCAGTCGGGCATGCTGTCGGAATCCGAGGCGCCCATCTTTGGTCACGCTCCGCTGTACCTGCGGGAAGATTTGAAGTTCCCGTACACCTATGGCCTGAACTTTGTTCTTTCGTTGATGAAGAAGTCCACCTCCGAGGCATTCACAACGCCCTTCAAAAATCCACCTGCCACCACTCGGCAGATTATGGAGCCGGAGACCTACGAAGAAGGCGAGGCAGTGCCGCCATTGCCCGTGCCGGATCTCGACAAAGTTCTCGGAAAGGAATGGCAGCGCTTTGACGTGGATTGTGTTGGCCAGTTCGATGTTTTGGTGCTTGCCCAGGAATATGGCCGCACTGCGGAACAGGCTCGAAGGCTCGCTACCTCATGGCGCAACAGTTATTACTACGCTGCCGGCAAACGTGGTGTTAAGCCGTCAAAGACAGAAGACATCGGGCTACTGTACGTCTCGAAATGGAGTTCGGCGGAGGCGGCAAATCACTTCGCGGATGTTTATGCCGGAGCGGTGGGCATCCGGTACAAAAACATCGCGCCGGTCGAAAACGAGCCAGGACACTGGAAGTCGGAAGAGGGCGACATCTTCATCGAGCGGCAGGGAGACTACGTCTTGATCACGGAGAGCTTCCCTCCGGAGATTTCGAAGAAAGTTCGCTCGGCTGCGTTGGAACGTTTGCAGCTTCCCAAGCAGTAGCCCTCAGTGTCGCTTTTGTATAATCGCGGGTTCCCCTTCAAAGAACTTTTCAGGAGAAGGTTTTGTCCCAAGCAGAAATAGGAATTATCGGTGGCAGCGGTTTATATAGCATGCCGGGCTTTTCAGACGTACGTGAGGTAAAGCTCGAAACTCCCTTTGGCGATCCGTCAGACGCTTACATCCTCGGTACTCTAGAGGGCCGCAAAGTTGCCTTCCTCGCGCGGCATGGACGTGGACATCGCCTGATGCCGACCGAGTTGAACTTCCGGGCCAACATCATGGGTATGAAGATGCTCGGGGTGGAGCGCATCGTTTCTCTTTCTGCTGTCGGATCATTGAAGCAGGAGCACAAGCCTACCGATTTCGTGATTCCCGATCAGTTCATCGACCGTACTTTCGCCCGTGTTTCCACGTTTTTCGGCGATGGCATTGTCGCGCACGTGGGATTCGGAGATCCGGTCTGCCATGAGGTGCAACAGGTCATCAATCATGCATGCCGCGAGGCCAGCGTCGTCTCGAAGATGAACGGCACGTACGTGTGCATGGAAGGTCCGCAGTTTTCAACCAAAGCCGAGTCAAACCTGTATCGCAGTTGGGGAGCCGACGTAATCGGCATGACCAACCTTCAGGAGGCGAAACTGGCGCGCGAGGCGGAGATTTGCTACTCAACACTCGCGATGGTTACCGACTATGACTGCTGGCATCCGGAGCACGACTCCGTCACGGTGGAACAGATCGTCGCCGTGCTGCACAAGAATGCAGAGAATGCCTGTAACGTGGTTCGCCATGCAGTGAGGGGAATGCCCGCCACAAAATCGTGCAAATGCGATCAGGCACTGGCGACGGCGATTCTCACGGATCGCAGCAAAGTGCCGGCAGCTACGCTGAAAAAGCTCAACCCGATTCTCGGCAAATACTTCGGACAAAAGGCGGGCGCATAGATGTCGATTCTGGTTGTCGGTTCAGTTGCATACGATTCCATCAAGACTCCGTTCGGCTCCGTCGAGCGCGAACTGGGCGGTTCCGCCACACACTTCAGCCTCGCCGCCAGCTTCTTCACGGATGTCCGTGTTGTCGGCGTGGTTGGTGACGATTTCGGTCCTGATCAGGAAGCTGTATTCCAAAAGCGCAAAATCGATACCCGCGGCATTGAGCGGGCGGACGGGAAGACTTTTTATTGGTCAGGCGAGTATGGCGAGAACCCCAACGAAGCCAAGACGATTTTCACGCACTTGAACGTTTTCGAGAAATTCCAGCCGAAGATTCCCACCGAGTATCTGAAAACCGATTTCCTGTTCCTGGGAAATATCCATCCGTCATTGCAGTCGGATGTGCGTCGCCAGATGAACGGGTCGAAACTCGTCGGCGGCGACACCATGAACCTGTGGATCGACATCACCCGGCCCGAGTTGACCGAAACGCTGAAGGGCATCGACATCCTTCTCATCAACGACGGCGAAGCGAAGATGCTTGCCAAAGACGGCAGCGTTCCTCGCGCAGCGCAAAAGGTACTGGCGATGGGGCCGAAGGCTCTCGTCATCAAGCACGGTGAGTACGGAGCGACTGTGTTCTTCCGCGAAGGCGCATTCGGCATCGGACGACACCCGTTCCGTGCGCCAACCCTGCCACTGGAGCAGGTGAAGGACCCCACAGGCGCTGGCGATTCGTTCGCCGGAGGCTTTATGGGATACATTGCGTCGCAGGGAGAGATCAACCGTGAGACGCTGAAACGCGCCATGTTCTACGGCGGCGTGATGGGCTCCTTCGCCGTGGAAGACTTCGGTACCCGCCGTCTGCAGCGCGTAACGAGAGATGAAATCGAAGAACGCTTCCAGATTTTCCGTGAGTTAACACACCTTGAGTAGTTCCGAAGATACGGCATCACGTGTACGGGAACTGCCGCTCACTATCGAAGCGGAAGCCCCCCGTGCACGTGAACGCCGCTGGCCGGACTACCTCCTCCTGACGTTCATCGCGATTGTTTGCAGCCTCACCGCCTTCCTCTACTACTGGCACACGGGCGAACTGTTGCTGTATGGGGATGCCGTAGCGCACCTGAATATCGGACGTCGAGTTCTGGACTCGCGCCTGCCGGGATTGTTTCAGTTTGGTACTGTATGGCTGCCCTTGCCGCACCTGCTGATGCAGCCATTCATCTGGTCAACCTGGATGTGGAAGACCGGTTTAGCTGGATCGATTCCGTCCATGTTTGCGTTTGTCGCCGGAGTTGTTGGCATCTTCCGCCTTGTTCGACATGGCATGGCGTCCATTCCAAATAACGAACATGCATCACGCGTGTCTGCCTGGTTTGCCGCCATGGTCTGCGCGCTTAACCCCAACCTCCTTTATCTGCAAGCGACGGCGATGACCGAGTCCATCTACTTGGCGGCATTCGTATGGGCGACGGTGTTTCTGTCGGAGTTTCGCTTGCACTTGCTTCAGGGGAACGATCCCCAGGCCCAAAGAAGTCTGGTAGGGACCGGCTTCTTTCTTTTGCTGGGAATCATGACGCGCTACGACGGATGGTTTACGGCTGTCGTCTACGCCATCGTTGCGTTACTTCTCCTGATCTCAGCCAGTCGTCAAAGCGGACTTGAGCCGCTTCATTTCATTCACGAACGTTCCTGGCGCCGGGCGTTGATCGCGTTCATCATCCTTCTGGCGATATTTCCCATAGGTTGGTTCTGGTTCAACAAAAAGGAATTCAAGGACCCGCTGGCATTCGTGCGGGGGCCTTACTCGGCTCGAGGGATTGAGGCGAGAACACGGCAGGCCGGACAGCCGCACCATCCGGGATGGAATGCGCCCTCAGTCGGTGCCACTTACTTTGTGAAGTCGGCCAAACTCAACATGGCGACCACCGAACGATCAGAAAGGATCTGGATTTATGCCGCCGTGCTCGGATCGGTTTTCGTGCTGGGTTTCATTCGTCCTCTGAGTGCCTGGCTTCTCCTCTGGATTCCCGTGCCGTTTTACGCCATCTCCATCGCTTGGGGTGGAGTACCCATCTTCATGCCAGTTTGGTGGCCGTTCTCCTATTACAACGTGCGCTATGGCACCCAACTGCTTCCGGCTTTTGCCGCATTCGGCGCGGTTCTGCTGTTCCTCTTCCTGCGCCGATTCCGGTCCAGAAAAATCAAGCTGGCGTTCATTGTGGCGGGGTTCCTATTTGTCCTGACCAGTTATGTGAACGTTTGGCGCGCAGTCCCGATCTGCCTTCAGGAGGCACGTGTTAATTCGCGGGATCGTATCGTGCTGGAAAAACA
This genomic interval carries:
- the aroB gene encoding 3-dehydroquinate synthase, whose amino-acid sequence is MQRVDINIPAHPYSAVIENGLVNRAGVFLNELFQGRRRLYVVTTTPIRKIWGEALAEALKEFDTVFFEIPDGEKYKTLKTVEDLIRNLVKRGADRKSVVVAFGGGVVGDVAGFAASLYMRGIEVVQVPTTLLAQVDASVGGKTGVDLAEGKNLVGTFHHPRAVLIDPAVLGTLPDREFRAGLYEVMKCGLIRRPEIFEYMEQNREKVLQRDATALEWLISSAVQVKAEVVSADEREGDLRRILNFGHTIGHALEAETRYRQFLHGEAVAWGMVAASMIATAVQKTEPETARRIISTVLAYAPLPKVESRGKQVIKRLASDKKTIDGKVHFILPTEIGKVEIVNEVPERAVIQAVEELRYLSQTA
- a CDS encoding class I SAM-dependent methyltransferase, with the protein product METEIKTDQKPKVIGASPTGANDRESASRAVREMFTSIAHRYDLLNHVLSLNTDRYWWWRASRTFRQILVRSDSRILDLCCGTGDMTFALSRRSGGRAAEIIGADFSHAMLQRAVVKSQGTKLRWVEADALQLPLPGDHFDLVTSAFGFRNLADYNAGLCEIYRVLRNNGEIGILDFGEPRGLLGKLYRFYFRSVLPKIGTLISGVRGPYAYLPASVARFPAPEEMLERMRQAGFRDVSWTPYTFGIAGLYRGRK
- a CDS encoding NAD-dependent epimerase/dehydratase family protein, translating into MKGNSKPAILVTGISGNLGTRLLRLLVDDFDVIGVDFAAPVTDLPLRFEKIDLSRESACHRLVEVLRATKARAVVHLAFVIDPVRTGVLDRDRMWQINVAGTARVMEAITEVNRHNTNVDTFIFPSSVSAYGPETPYLVKEDYPLGAHTLPYAIHKQEADDVVRYRAESMGNCTTYVLRPHIFAGATMQNYLIGVLRGTPTGKGKFAEKLRKKGKRLPLIIPGKKYRQSRFQFLHVDDMARLLNYILRKPVSGKNELVVLNVAGKGSPVNLQEAAQLADARIIEVPGRWIMWLILRLGWRFGISGIPPESLPYMIGSYTMDTTRLQKFLGGDYDRVIQYTIGEALLDSFRPVEEVQAAVVR
- a CDS encoding peptidylprolyl isomerase, yielding MRTAIFLILISAVIVSAQVAPPATSKPAPQATTPATPTAPPVTKPEDVPLTAAVITIHGVCPDKPAGTDPNSEDCKTVVTRGEFEKLANTLSPVMPGSAKQQLAAEYSRMLVFGDEARKLGLEKSQRFRDLMAFVQLQVLAREMQLHMQEKAKPSAAEVENFYKQNPGRFEELSVSRIFIPRSRPADGGAETKQATDDDLKAQAEKARARVAAGESFEQVQKDVYEAAGFKTPPPPTSIPNWRKEALSPEQQQLFNMKPGELSQPMLEGAGVYIYRVDDRKPVPFEQAKSEIETQLTNERMKQQVDAISTHVKADVNQPYFRALTAADQGAGAPPPAGATRAPAAASPGTAPAKSSNAGAATGTKPMPSTAPKPAPTTKK
- a CDS encoding cation-efflux pump — encoded protein: MTSTATTSADQMRSEKRNVAQNSVWAALGITGLKVVVGITTGSLGILSEALHSGLDLVAAVITLFSVRVSDKPADLDHQYGHGKFENFSAFLETGLLLLTCAWIIWEAGKRLFFHEVEIEPSVAAFLVMFFSIAVDQWRSRALKNVADKYDSQALAADALHFRTDIWSSSVVILGLALVSVGRYWGIPWLRIADPLAALVVAGIVISVSWRLARQTIDALLDAAPSGARNQILDAVEKVDGVIEVERARIRRAGNRYFADLAIGLSRNVTFQRSEQVTREVAEAVRRILPDADVVVHPTARAVSTENVFDRIRGVAASSNLNVHDISIQDFNGRLHVEQHLELDETLKLKDAHDRVTELEADIRAKVPEIDSILTHIESEPATIETAEHLEANADLERRMKEAVSDFPGILDMHEVVFKRVGEKRYVSCHCTMDDELPMSRVHDLMTALEIRIKNMDPNLFRVLIHPEPSTDNLR
- a CDS encoding DMT family transporter; protein product: MTLKDSTSLSPRHNHPVRGYLFIAAATICWAISATLGRAAFTGKLFGSGQALAPIDPLILAQSRTTISFLVLAPILLAFRGRSALAMPRKDFLRVMLVGVVGVAASNYFYYLAIQRTNVATAIILQYTAPVWVLLYMVARGLQRASLQKIVSIGVALLGTALVIDVFTGDGLRTDRLGVTAAMLASLSFAFYNVFGGNVVQKHDRWKVVLYVFLGAAAFWAIVNPPWRIIAAHYSSQQWVFLFVFAVMSILLPFSFYFAGLQHLDPTRAIVTSCLEPVFSIIIAAVTLGEVLGPMQIIGMTLVLGATLIVQMPDRKGSAVIVEPME
- a CDS encoding tetratricopeptide repeat protein; this encodes MQGSDQRDAAVQFFRQGYALQMKGEYERAIELYTRSIEAYPTAEAYTFRGWSYSFLGDYDTAISECKQAIRVDPDFGNPYNDIGAYLIEQGKLAESLDWLEKATRAPRYDSYCYPWFNMGRIYERMHRWDKAAECYEKALAENPDYQVAKVALRKLKIMWN
- a CDS encoding S-methyl-5'-thioadenosine phosphorylase, giving the protein MSQAEIGIIGGSGLYSMPGFSDVREVKLETPFGDPSDAYILGTLEGRKVAFLARHGRGHRLMPTELNFRANIMGMKMLGVERIVSLSAVGSLKQEHKPTDFVIPDQFIDRTFARVSTFFGDGIVAHVGFGDPVCHEVQQVINHACREASVVSKMNGTYVCMEGPQFSTKAESNLYRSWGADVIGMTNLQEAKLAREAEICYSTLAMVTDYDCWHPEHDSVTVEQIVAVLHKNAENACNVVRHAVRGMPATKSCKCDQALATAILTDRSKVPAATLKKLNPILGKYFGQKAGA